A segment of the Brienomyrus brachyistius isolate T26 chromosome 13, BBRACH_0.4, whole genome shotgun sequence genome:
GTCTGACGGGTCAAGAGAATAAGGGTGAGCGCTGACgctgcgccgccctacaggcgTGCCATGGAAGCTCCACGTTTGGCTCGAGTCCCTCCGTAGCGCCCAGCTGCAGTCCAGGGCCGGCGTCACCCTCACACTTCTGAGGGAGTTCACCACCATCCGGGAGGAGGAGTACTCTGAGGAGCTTGTCTGTGTCGGTCTGCCCCTCCTATTCTCCATCCTCAAGACCAGCAAGGTGAGCAGGAGCACAATGCACATTCTGCGgggcaccagcagggggcgccgtgtAAATCCAGCCATTTCTAAACACCACAGTAAGAGCACAGACTTAAATAACACAAACTATCCCCCCCTCAAATGCCAGAATGAGGCGCTAAATCTTCAGGTGGGCTCCATCCTCAGTCACTGTTACGGCTCTGCTCCCCTGCCAGCCATCGCAGAGCTGAAGGTGGCGCTCTCAGCCCAGTTGGGTAAGGCAGCCTCTCACCACAGCCTTACTTGAGGGATCAAGCTGCTCCGGTCAATGGATCTTGTCTTCAATGCAAACCTTTGACTCCTCTCAACCAACTGCCCAGATCCCCACTTCCTGAACAACAAGGACATGTCAGATGTGACCTTCCTGGTGGAAGGGAGGCCTTTCTAtggccacagggtcctgctgatAACAGCCTCTGAAAGGTGAGCCATGCTTGTCGAGATTTACACCGGTGAAGATCACAGTTCCCTTTTCCTCCACTAAAACGCCTCCCCGTGTCCGCTCAGGTTCCGGAACCTGCTGGGATCCTGCAAACCGGAGCGCTCCAAGGATGTTGAAATCCCCGACGTTAAATACAGCACCTTCCAGGTAAGCCAGTCGTCACGAGAAGCAGCTTACTTTGCAGATGTACTTTGCATGTACGGGTCTGTGGTTTTGCTCTGAGTCGCCGTTGCCAGCCCCTTTCAGTTCCTGTCACCCCTTAAGTACTGCCAAGAACgtactgaaaaaagaaaaaaaaatgtaattctcTTAAATAGGTTTTCCTATTCAGTGAGAGTAACCAAAAACGAATCAGCAGCGATCAGGAAATACACAAGAGGATTTACGCAAACAAACACTGGGGGCTTTTCATTAGTAACATATGTGACTCAGTTGCACAATGTAAGCAGCAAACACTGGGCCACAGCTGGAGGATGTTAAAGATGTTGGGAGGGTGGGGGCTGCCTTACAGTTACTGCTGTAATGTTCAGCATGCCCGTAACTACAGCAAGAGGCAGTATCCTCAGTGCTGGCTTCAGAGTCATGCTCTGCTGATATGACcatagggcagtgtttcccaatccagtccgcAGGGACCTACAGccggttcacatttttgctcccactcagctccctgccagacagtccactgagatgggagggagcaaaaacgtggaccgcgtGGGTTCCCAAGCACTGGATTTCTGGCCATTACAGTCAGTCGATCTGGTCAAATAGATTGGGATTCAATCATGGGTGGGGTCTTCTCTGCATGCATCCATAGGCGATTTTACCAGGAGTGCAACTGTACCCTCTATGGATCAGACGAAAATGCTATTGGAActcaataaaatacatttcttttttaaaattatgaCTAACACAAGCCACATTTTCAAGCATCTCACTGTGTAATAATTTATTCTAGACGtatacattattatttcttttttttttttcaaacgtATTTATCTGGATGGTCGGGGCCTCTCACCTAGCACCCCCCGGGAGAAAAGCGTACAGTCGCCAGTGCATGCATCTCCTTCAGCACTGGAACCACCGAGGCCGCTAATGCCTGTTTGTTTCAGATGATGATGTCTTACCTGTACTGTGGGAGTGCCGACGCCATGCAGGCCTCCGTGGCTGACATTCTGGAGGTGAGAAGGTCCCAGATCTTGCCTTCCTCAGTCAGAAGTGTGATTTTCACATTTAACAGCCTAATCCTGGGTAATTGGCTTGAGGCCGAATGCTAATTAATTTGGTACCACCGTAGAAGAATTACGCCTTCGTTATGTGCTGGGGTTTTAGCGAAACGATAGGTTCAGATGAGCTGTCGTGTACTCTGGCATGTATGTGATTTCATTTTCAAACATACAGCACAATTAGATTTACTCCACAAGAAACATATGGAAGTAAATGTACAAAAGGAGAATAGTGTAATGTATGGCTGTCATACGTCGTCTTTTTTTAACCACGTCCAGCTGCTGTCAGTGGCCAAGTTATTCCAGCTGGGGGCACTGCAGAGACACTGTGAAATCCTGTGTACTAAGAGCATCAGACCGGATAGCGCAGTCAACATCTACAGGATTGCCAAGGTGAGACCATCTGAAGGGTCAAAGGTTAGGATTGGTGGAAAACTCTATCCAATCACAAGGAATCTTCTGCGGCTACAACTTACTGTTTTaactgatgggggaggggggcatctcTCTCGGCGTCTCTACAGGTCCGTGGGGCTGCGGAGTTAAGTGCGTTCTGCGAGGCGTATTTCCTGCAGCACATGCCCGAGTTGCTGGAGTTGGAGGCCTTCCGGATGCTGCTTCTGGGGACGGGGGGCCGCGATTCCCCCCTGGAGGAAATGGAGGCCATGCTTGTACGCCGGCTGCACTCGCTCTATGTGTCGTCCCGTGTGTGAGGCGGCCATCGAGGGAAGTGACCGCAGAGCATCGTGGGATTGCGGGTGTCTGTCAGCACATGTTTAATAACTTTAATGCTCTCAGCTCTGGTCAAAGATGCCTCAAGTTCCTTTTAATGACAGGAGAAAAGCACATGAAGAGAAAGAGGCTCCATGAAAAACGTGGCTGTGCtgccctccagtggtcagggaCGGCTCCGTTTCTTGGAGAACAGACCCAGAAAATCTCCCCTGTAACAGAAAGACTGAAATATTATCATCAGCGTAAAATGCTGATAATGTAAATATTTCTTgtttaaaatgtgaaaaaaaaacttttttatttAAGGAGAGGAGAAAAAACTATTTACCAAGAACGGTACCTGATATATTTCATTGCAACTGAATAATGTAAGAGTCAAGTTGGTTTACCTATATCCTGTAAAACTTGTTGTCCATTTCTCTGACAGGCTTGATCTGCCATCTTTAGTGTAAACTCTGGCCACAGCTAAGTGCATAAGGACTTTGGTTCGTCACTGCGATGTCATATCAGAGATGCCTTTTCTGTAAAAAACAAACTTTGTCCATTAGGTAACCAGCTTTTTCTCTTTGGCAGAAGGCTCATTCCATCTAAAATGAAGGGTGGGTAGGCAGATGAATGCAGCGTGAGCAGCCTGGTGCTGCAGATATTGTAACCAATAAATCACCTTTCCAAACTGCAGAGACATTTCCAGGACAGTGTTGTTAACATAGCTAAGGGTTGGTCAAGAAAAGGGAAAATGACATCACAGCATACACCCATATGCCCACACAAGTATGCTGTTTTCAGTTATAAAATTTTGCTATAGCACACAGCTGCAATACAGGCTCCTCTCGACTTGCACAAAATATCCAAGATACGTAGAATTTAACCCAGAAAGTCCTAACCCAGAAAGATGACGTATAATTGAAAGTTAATTTGCACTttatcttttcatttatttgtctTATTTTAGTATGTATTGCTAGGAGTTTTTGAGATAAAAGGTGTCTCGAATGGTATGGGAAGGTAAATTTGACTCCCGTAATGTTTTTACATTACTTCCGTTAGTCTAGAACTGCCTGTATCACTTtggtgaacatgcaaacagaAGACGGCAATACAAGTTACTGGGTGAAATAACCTCGTTTTAAATACCGCTACTCTGGCTCCACCTGCTGCTTCTCTGGCGGTACTGCCATGCACCGTTTCTGTAACATATTTTTAGTTTCTCCGATCTTTAACATGTGGAACACTGTGGACCAAACAGATGCACCTAAGAAAGGAAAAGTCCATAAGATTTTTCTAAACATTCCACTTGCATTAATATTAACTCACAACCATGAGCAGGAGAATTAAGAGATATtaggtggtaccttgggcggagcttcaTTTGGCTATTGCTATTGGCTTtggcgtatcccttattctgattggtcgaggggttatgtccatatatggtatcatacTCTTTGAAGTTAACGATCACAGGCTCCTGTGGGCTTTAagtcttaagtcgtcttgctctcgccaggtttttgtaccatgtgacatggttacGAGTGGTGACGTTTTTCAGCGCCGGCAAAAATCGAACAAAATCTaagcatgatgcattgcgttgggaccagaatgcattgctttaagccagtgcTGCAAACGGCTGcttgaagtcgaacgcacccaaagacaaatacagcaatcgcacgcagagagagagaaaaacggGAGGGAATGAGTGCAACAAAATGAGTGAGCGCAGGAAACGGAGTAAAATTTGGATATATTTCAATTACATTGacaatacaaaggcagagtgtagagcgtgcaaggttaaaatatcataccttacaggctctacaaataacctgcatcggcacatgagaactgtacatctgtcagtgcagtgggaagaaaaaagacaagcaagtgaacctgctactaatgaaagtgccagtttgtcaactgcaactgttgaaagtgccagtttgtcactgtctacaccgtcatccagtacagcaccacaaccacctagacctacaacctagagctctgTGAGACAGTTTGTCActgtctacaccgtcatccagtacagcaccacaaccaccaagACCTGCAACCTAGAGCTCTGTGAGACAGTTTGTCActgtctacaccgtcatccagtacagcaccacaaccacctagacctacaacctagagctctgTGAGACAGTTTGTCActgtctacaccgtcatccagtacagcaccacaaccacctagacctacaacctagagctctgTGAGACAGTTTGTCActgtctacaccgtcatccagtacagcaccacaaccacctagacctacaacctagagctctgTGAGACAGTTTGTCActgtctacaccgtcatccagtacagcaccacaaccaccaagACCTGCAACCTAGAGCTCTGTGAGACAGTTTGTCActgtctacaccgtcatccagtacagcaccacaaccacctagacctacaacctagagctctgTGAGACAGTTTGTCActgtctacaccgtcatccagtacagcaccacaaccacctagacctacaacctagagctctgTGAGACAGTTTGTCActgtctacaccgtcatccagtacagcaccacaaccaccaagACCTGCAACCTAGAGCTCTGTGAGACAGTTTGTCActgtctacaccgtcatccagtacagcaccacaaccacctagacctacaacctagagctctgtgacagtttgtcactgtctacaccgtcatccagtacagcaccacaaccacctagacctacaacctagagctctgTGAGACAGTTTGTCActgtctacaccgtcatccagtacagcaccacaaccacctagacctacaacccagagctctatgagacagtttgtcactgtctacaccgtcatccagtacagcaccacaaccacctagacctacaacctagagctctgtgacagtttgtcactgtctacaccgtcatccagtacagcaccacaaccacctagacctacaacctagagctctgTGAGACAGTTTGTCActgtctacaccgtcatccagtacagcaccacaaccacctagacctacaacccagagctctatgagacagtttgtgcaaaaagctacgactccagtaaaacagaacacaattgatgaggaattggCTAAAATGATTGCATGTGATTTCCAACCTTTTTCAATTGTGGAAGACAAAGGATTCAGAACCTTTATTCATGCTCTCAATCAAATGTATGTAATTTCAAGCAGGAAAACTCTCTCCCACAAAATTATCCCAAACATATATGAGAGAAAACGTGCTTCACTGCAAGAGAGAGTTTGCCTGACAACTGACTGCTGGACGTTCCCCCCCACTACATCCCCCCACCACTACCACATCCTACATGTCAGTTACTTGCCACTTTATTGAAAATTTCAAGATGGTGTCCTGTCTTCTGGATTGTTTTGAGTTCAGTGATAAACACACTTAGCAGAGGAGCTGCTCAAACTGGCAAAAGTGTGGAAAACAAAGTGGTTTGCTGTGTCAGTGACAATGCAGCTAACATAATTAAAGCAATTAAAATCCTGACATGGACCCACCACCCATGTCTTGCACACACAATTAACCTGTTTGTGAGAGATGCTTTGAAGGTGATGAAACCCACTGTGGATGAAGTGAAGGCGATAGTGAGATTCTTCCACAGGAGCACAACAGCCACAGAGAAGCTCAAATCTACCCAACGACAGATGGGCATGCCTGAGCCCAGGCTCAAACAGGAGTGCATTACAAGGTGGAACTCAACCTTTCATATGCTAAAACGGATTCTGGAGACCAAGGGTGCAGTCATCTCTACTCTGGCTGTTATCAGTGCACCAGTTGATCCTCTGAGACGAGAGGAATGGGAGGTGCTGCAGGAGGCATGCACAGTTCTGAAGCCATTTGAGCAGGTCACTGTGGAGATCAGTGCACACAGGTACAGTGTACATATGctattacattattattattgttattaatactATTATTCAGTTATCATTTTTATTAGTTGTTGAATTATTGGTATAAAAAGTAGATTAGACAAGAATGGAAATAATAtacacttttaaataaaacaaagcataaTGTTAACAGTTATTCTTTACTCATTTTCAGCGACGTTACAGCCTCCAAAATGCTGATCCTGTGCAAGGGTCTGCAGAGAGTGACAGCTGAGCACCAGACCAGAGTGACCACAGGGAAAGTGGCAGAGTTAGTAGCTGCTCTCTGTGCATCCATGGACAGAAAGTTTCACAGAATAGAATACAACAGTGTTCTTTCAGaaaccaccatgcttgacccaAGATGCAAAAGGTTGGCCTTTAATGAAAACAGGGAGCGACTGATAAAGCTCTTCAGAGAATAAGTGCAGCAGCGGTAAGATACGACCAGCCGGCTCCACTGCCAGGGGGCCAAGAGGGAGAAAAGGGAACAGAGGATGAACAAGAGGAGCCACACATATCTGCAGTTTGGAGGTTCTTTGAAGAACGGGCAACTGGAGACACTACAAGAATGAATCCCTCAGCAGATGCAACGCTGGAAGTGAGATCGTATCTTGAGGAGCCTCTTTTCCAGAGAAGTGCAGACCCGCTGAGCTGGTGGGAGACCAAGGCTTCAGATTACCCACGTCGTACGCATGTGATGGCACGGAGACTGTGCATTGTAGCAACATCAGTCCCCTCAGAGAGAATCTTCTCCAAAACACGGCAGATAATAACAGAGAGAAGAAGCAGGATCAGCCCCTCAAAGCTGAGGCACTTGGTCTTTCTTAATGCCAACCTCCTTTAAAGACTAAAGCTAAAACTGTTACCTGGAtgctactttttttgttttacacatcatttatattttgttttgtgatTCTCTAAGCTTATGTTGTTTCActgtaaataattttaaatgttGGATCTTTTTCTCAAATTGAGATGATTTTGTTTTTGTAccttaaaatgtattattctgTTCCATGTTATAAGCCATataattaataaacatttgaTACAATGTATGTTTTGTATgttagtaattcatttcactaataattttacattatttttggtaataaattcatttaagcaccaaaaaaatctgaagagccacttgggaaccaaaagagccggaattcccatcactacaTGGATGGGGGGCACATAAGTGTAGgctaggaactgtggaatcaggcaagggtgtaagaatttaggatacatttttgttattttaaagaaggtgtacatcactatttaattacatttaataggaactagtaagctgcatttagcaccatgcagcaaatgcacattaaaaactttaaagaataatgtcttagttattttaataaagacatcctacaaggatGCCCCATGGCTCCAGCTTATATCATTACAAGTTTGATTTGAGATGCTAGCTGGAGTAgcatgttaagttgacaatggtaactgagctgcagcctgtttgatagttaatgaaacatagtccaaattcaacagtgtcagtggtcatccactatgcagcgagactacagattgactataacgacctgTTTAACCGCTGGCGttatttttaagaattttgactGAATAAAGCCTTAGctattttaataaaaagattttttttcagtaaatggttgttcatgttcatgtgcacaaacacacacacgccagtGGTCAGggcctttagagtttaactttcgGTCGGTGAAAGTATAGGGCTGTGATGTGTAGGcaggaggtccctggttcaagccTCACAGAGTAGtactttttattgctgtgatgtcACCCGGCAGATCATCATAATAAAGCCTTAACAGTTGCTGGGTCAGAGGATAGAGGGTGGCGCGAAACACAGCGTGACTGTGTTTGCGATTCagaaggtccctggttcgaacCTCACAGAAACAGGTGCTACGTGTGtgcgaatcctttatttggcaagatagggaaaaaaaaaacatatatacgaaaaacacaGTATCAAAGCAGTGGTGGCGaatggcgctgcaggctaagcctctacatctgtgatcagaaggttgctggttcaagcccaaccTTGGCAGAAGAGATAGGTGGTACATGTGtgcgaatcctttatttggcaagattggggaaaaaaagacatatatacgaaaaacaacatacaagtAAGAGtggtgagtggcgctgcaggctaagcctctgtatctgtgatcagaaggttgctggttcaaatccagcATCAGCAGAGCAGCCACAGCGATGGAGGAGGGGCCACAGTGATGGAGGAGGGGCCACAGAGAGACAGGTGGGACATGAGAGCaaatcgcaaaaaaaaaaaaaaaaaaaagttttttttttttttttccaaaaaagaGTGGTGAGTGGCTAATCTCTGCACTTGTGATCAGGTCAGTGTGCTCAAGCCCGCCCTCAGCGGAATAGTTACAGGACAGACCCTTGAgcacactgactgatcctgctctctctctctctctctcacacacacacacacacacacacacacacacacacacacacacacacacacacacacacacacacacacactgcagggtcagccagcgcaTCCAAGGACCCATCCTGTATCCATCCTGCTGAGGGCGgccttgaaccaccaacctcaactttctgatcacaagcGCAGCGACTTagtccactgagccactcaccagtccCATTCGGAGCTCATCTTTTCGTAATTTTGACTCTCAAACACGTACGGGTCAGAGCAGATCCAGTTTACAGATCTGTGGTGATTTCTGAACAACTTTTTACCCAGATCCGGTTCAGACTCAACTTGCTATGTGGCCCCTcagaattgggacacctgcctttacacacacatgaactttaatgacatcccattcttaatacataggctttaataaggacttggcccaccctttgcggatataacagcttcagctcttctgggaaggctgttcacaaggtttaggagggtgtttatgggaatttttgaccattcttccaggagagcattagtgaggtcaggcactgatgttggatgagaaggcctggctcggggTCTCCGCActgattcatcccaaaggtcttCTGccggattgaggtcagggctctgtgcaggccagtcaagttcctccacaccagactcactcatccatgtccttatggaccttgctttgtgcactgttgCGCAGTCAATGTTGGAttaggaaggggccatccccaaactgctcTCACaatgttgggagcatgaaattgtccagaatggctttgaatgctgcagcataaaAAGTTCctatcactggaactaaggggccaagcccaacctctGAGAAACAACCACGTAGCAGCGTGTTTTCCTTCACTGCATCcaacgctttgcattgcacttggtgatgtaaggcttggatgcagctgcttggccatggacatccattccatgaagttctctatgcactgttcttgagctaatttgaagaccacatgaagtttggaggtctgcagctactgactctgcagacagttggtgacttctgcactctgtgtgcctcagcatgtgttgtccccgctctgtgattttacgtggcctaccactttgtggctgagttgctgttattcttccactttgttataatgccACTATTAGTTCACCATGGAATACTTAGTAGcaaaatttcacaaatggacttgCACTGGTGGTATCCTATCacgaattcactgagctcctgagagcgacccattctttcagaaatgtttgtagcagcagtctgcatgcctaggtgcttgatttcatacacctgtggctatggaagtgattggaccaCCTCAATTCAattatttggaggggtgtcccaatacttttggcaatatagtgtatttcCATATTGTCATGTGTATCCTGTTGTACATGTCATCCTGTTGTGTCCCTAGCCATTGTGTAACTATGCTACTGTGTGTGGCCTCCCCCCGtttgcctgctgtgtgtgtcgCTGTGCTGTTCCTTAAGTATGATCCTTTTAAGGACGACATTAAAGGAGCAACTTTGTGTCTGGTCACACATCGCGATcaccaacctaaagttaaactctaaagccccccaacctccggggtgtgtgtttgtgcgaatgagcatgaataaacatttactgaaaaaacatatttattaaaataacaaagtttttaaacatgtgtttttgatgcttatcactaaatgctgcttaatagttcctatccggggctgctcccccagagacagttgctagtccatataatGCTAGACCGTATAGGTTCACACCTAAAACatgatgacagggcttttgccgttagaaaataacacatttacttaaaataacacattgacaaacatgacaaatgttttttatcccttaaattattaaaataactaagctattagtctaacaaagtttttaaaatgtttttgaagtacgtagataaataccgctcactatagTTCCTATCCAGGACTACGCACGGCGCCTTCTCCTAATCGAACGCCCTCTTTGCGGTGTCTTGTTTTATTAAATCTGCTTGAAATCGGTTACCTTCCATATTGGAATGTTGAAGATGTTTCTGAAGTATgttgctaaataccgctcactagttcctacagctattaaattaataatgaattGGGAGtatcttatttaaaataaaactaacaaaatacagctaaattgttttattacttaaatcttattgatttaaaattttatactaatttgtcatacaacCGTtgaagttacggcactttatctCGCTGATTAAACAATTGTACTTCATCCAACCCCCAGGCCCGCAGCGGGACGTCCGGGCCTATGCCAgagccccagagctgtggtgttagagatcgacttttatttaaattacgaATATATTATTTGATACTATTTACAAATCagacagattaacaaatagaggtaatgtgctttctgccaggaTGGGGCTGCTGGCTGTGTGCTTCTCACACTCGGGACCTGCGGTTAAATGAGGTGTTACAGGCACTCTGCAGGCaccctgcaacaatttgtcaaccggcggccattttctttaattgacgcttccttctcattgGCTTATCGCTCACAACTCTTGCGCCGATGCCTCGCTACCCACTGCCGCAGACATTAGCTGACTGatatgtctagacatgcaatacgcataaatccccctaAATACAGGATGGCTGTGTTTTACCGATATAAAATAGTACATTATGTTTAAAGAATAACCctttaacaatacataactactacttttaccatttaaaactgccataccctctttcctctctagctagaaaagcttgacgcgtccggtgaccccgttaaaaatgttaaaagttttattatgccttaaaacatactttaaaaatcgcattaataaattgatgtaatgtattttcttcttttaaagactactgattccaatttggtgccatatgcttttatcttgtaggccgcagGATAGcgccatttctaccagctacaGGCCGGGGTGCGTGTGGGATATTATGCTTAAATCCTTTATTAATTATCGTTGGCTatatgctttataacacattttatacttattttatacccactttaaaattcagaaaactacttgcctcagctgttttcaataaaagatggTGTTGTGTGGGGATCGTGGCTctacgcacaagcgcgacatggagagagagcgagagtcaTTTTAAGAAGGATTGCccacgttattccttgattcttgctgCCGAAACGCttatgatgttttattttaaataacacattggcCGTTTCCTTACTTAAAAAAACGTTATGGTTAAAGgttcttatttgaaataaaagggggccctttaaaaaaatattttaaaaaatgtatgaatGTATCATCAATAGGttacaaaactaaaaaaaaattgcagacATGCTGCACTGGTAACTATTACTAGGAACCATCCACTATTTTCTAACCAGTTAACCAGTACATGATAAGGTAGTACAGGGCACAACATACATC
Coding sequences within it:
- the LOC125706711 gene encoding zinc finger BED domain-containing protein 4-like, which translates into the protein MKPTVDEVKAIVRFFHRSTTATEKLKSTQRQMGMPEPRLKQECITRWNSTFHMLKRILETKGAVISTLAVISAPVDPLRREEWEVLQEACTVLKPFEQVTVEISAHSDVTASKMLILCKGLQRVTAEHQTRVTTGKVAELVAALCASMDRKFHRIEYNSVLSETTMLDPRCKRLAFNENRERLIKLFRE